The following proteins come from a genomic window of Canis lupus familiaris isolate Mischka breed German Shepherd chromosome 31, alternate assembly UU_Cfam_GSD_1.0, whole genome shotgun sequence:
- the LOC119877767 gene encoding collagen alpha-1(I) chain-like, with amino-acid sequence MLAHACKVSTGAPLDVQPWSGSRGAPVQVLGRRQVWGPEAAIPPGAHGGHGLPAGPPSAVRAMSHSPPEHCSSSYGAAARRTAEAPAQVPGEPGGRRGLVLSEPGSPALPGPRLCSAGPARPIRTSSYSARPLWRGLLPPVVLPAPPPESPLPAPSRRCPELTPAPSGRSPRPGVSEKPPEAAVFARRRSSGRHTGAFVLQPGPRTPPPAGGPGVGGTRRRPRAPPQVVAREPPSPPAGASTSPRGRARLTPAAQRVGGRDLSRQSRAGRLEARAWPLTQNPSPKPGSRPPSAAPRTPLLQGSPLPAGPSHAAAGELTDSGVKLRGTMFTQGCNWPHYGSRLFEMRGPPGSALDGLGGGRAVTATRGKDAAFLRVSCRRGSVRLLVLGDREPSGRAARPPSSSGLGTPVRRLQDGPRDTCPGQPHARRPPRERLRKAPHVSEPEEPSAVSTRAGAGLGLGIPLQEDPAHPSPEPGTPGRAAASQLFQGACPLDRAAHVRPRGAGGHGGGRPVWLWASGALGGFRVLLFPPALASGALHTEVGSERTEDLNETGIRQHPEGTQAAASVASAAAALGRRVSDGKGRGGTRERWGLTGITSVLTAEEPVNRTKTTCGVGGDACERLPRQGLVSEIHEELPKLNTRETNNPSRDGRKTWRVGAAAACPPALGNDKLSAGAVHGHLCGQPMSTSTWDGVVPPSWSGKPRRPARADPPRRGSPVLTRVPRGVPDSPQFLRGRPRACGGRATRWGRPGHTGLKANLLRLRENAPRLLPPPRGAEQPQQAQNELRGQSKALWVDASRPDSAGGHSGAGGHGGEDLGPVQRRPFLSAASCHNQGIRTSLSAVLRSTTGSSDARWASCSCPAGGHRGPRGQEGASALRISPSSGVCRDVGLQVPDPPAPQSFSLVNQNPREPAWESRSSPQGSEEATIREQAFLGELEAGAKALGQDPLLSWADFHVQGLFPTGVTGTAPSPLPAVPCAHLPPPKLVWAAVSQEECGEVPAGAVRTRGVSNQEGALQPCCPPPPEAQPRTPLLAP; translated from the exons GACGGCGGAGGCCCCAGCGCAAGTCCCCGGAGAGCCGGGGGGACGCCGCGGGCTCGTCCTCAGTGAGCCCGGGAGCCCCGCTCTCCCCGGCCCCAGGCTCTGCTCGGCCGGCCCCGCGAGGCCCATCCGGACCTCGTCCTACAGCGCCCGGCCCCTGT GGCGTGGCCTGCTGCCTCCCGTGGtcctcccggccccgccgcccgagtcccccctccccgcgcccagCAGGCGGTGCCCTGAGCTGACACCTGCCCCCAGCGGACGAAGCCCTCGGCCCGGGGTCTCCGAGAAGCCCCCAGAGGCCGCGGTGTTTGCCCGGAGGCGGAGCTCAG GACGGCACACAGGCGCCTTTGTTCTCCAGCCGGGCCCGAGGACCCCTCCTCCGGCTGGCGGCCCGGGCGTCGGGGGGACGCGGCGCAGGCCGAGGGCCCCTCCCCAAGTCGTTGCCCGCGAGCCGCCCAGTCCACCCGCCGGGGCCAGCACCTCGCCGCGGGGCCGTGCCCGTCTGACCCCTGCCGCCCAGCGGGTGGGGGGCCGCGACCTGTCCCGCCAGAGCCGCGCAGGACGGCTGGAGGCGCGGGCGTGGCC CCTGACTCAGAACCCCTCCCCCAAGCCCGGGTCACGTCCTCCCTCGGCCGCCCCCCGGACGCCCCTGCTGCAGGGCAGCCCCCTTCCGGCCGGCCCCTCGCACGCAGCTGCCGGGGAGCTCACGGATTCAGGGGTCAAGCTCCGCGGCACCATGTTCACCCAGGG GTGCAACTGGCCACACTATGGCTCGCGGCTCTTCGAAATGCGGGGTCCTCCGGGATCCGCGCTCGATGGCCTGGGTGGGGGCCGCGCTGTCACCGCGACTCGCGGGAAGGACGCCGCTTTCCTGCGCGTGAGTTGCCGGCGAGGCTCTGTTCGTCTCTTGGTTCTGGGAGACCGTGAGCCTTCCGGGCGGGCGGCAAG gcctcccagctCCTCGGGCTTGGGGACCCCGGTCAGGCGTCTGCAGGACGGTCCCCGGGACAcctgccctgggcagccccacGCACGCCGGCCGCCCCGGGAGAGGCTGAGGAAGGCCCCGCACGTGTCAGAACCCGAGGAGCCATCA GCAGTCAGCACACgcgcgggcgcggggctggggctcgggaTCCCGCTCCAGGAGGACCCCGCGCACCCCTCCCCCGAGCCCGGAACCCCTGGCCGCGCGGCTGCGAGTCAACTTTTCCAGGGCGCCTGCCCTCTGGACCGCGCAGCGCATGTACGGCCGAGGGGCGCCGGGGGCCACGGGGGCGGGCGGCCTGTTTGGCTCTGGGCGTCGGGGGCTCTGGGCGGCTTCCGGGTTCTGCTCTTCCCACCTGCACTGGCCTCAGGGGCCCTCC ACACAGAGGTAGGCTCGGAACGGACGGAAGACCTAAATGAGACAGGGATCCGTCAACACCCAGAGGGGACGCAGGCAGCAGCCTCGGTGGCTTCGGCCGCAGCTGCCCTGGGTCGCCGCGTCTCCGACGGCAAGGGACGCGGAGGCACACGTGAGCGATGGGGCCTGACCGGGATCACAAGCGTCCTCACAGCCGAGGAGCCAGTCAACAGAACCAAGACGACCTGCGGGGTGGGCGGGGATGCTTGCGAGCGTCTCCCCCGCCAAGGGCTGGTGTCCGAGATCCACGAGGAACTTCCCAAACTCAACACCCGAGAGACGAACAATCCCTCAAGAGATGGGCGGAAGAC CTGGCGCGTGGGGGCCGCCgctgcctgtccccctgccctgGGCAACGACAAGCTCTCGGCCGGGGCGGTTCACGGCCACCTGTGCGGGCAGCCGATGAGCACCAGCACGTGGGACGGTGTTGTCCCCCCATCCTGGTCGGGAAAGCCCCGGAGGCCGGCCCGCGCTGACCCGCCTCGTCGGGGTAGCCCGGTTCTCACCCGCGTCCCCCGGGGGGTGCCCGACAGCCCCCAGTTCCTGCGGGGACGGCCCCGTGCATGCGGAGGCCGGGCCACCCGGTGGGGCCGTCCGGGTCACACGGGCCTGAAGGCAAATTTGCTGAGGCTGCGAGAGAATGCGCCGCGTCTGCTGCCTCCACCGCGGGGTGCGGAGCAACCTCAGCAAG CACAAAACGAGCTTCGAGGGCAGAGCAAAGCCCTGTGGGTGGACGCCAGCCGTCCGGACTCCGCGGGCGGGCACTCGGGTGCTGGCGGGCACGGAGGCGAGGACCTGGGCCCCGTCCAGCGCCGCCCGTTCCTGTCCGCAGCCTCCTGTCACAACCAAGGAATCCGCACGTCCCTGAGCGCAGTCCTGAGATCCACGACGGGCTCGTCGGACGCGCGCTGGGCCTCCTGCTCCTGCCCGGCAGGGGGGCACCGCGGCCCACGTGGGCAGGAGGGTGCCTCAGCTTTGCGGATCTCTCCGAGCAGTGGTGTCTGTCGGGACGTAGGGCTTCAGGTTCCcgatccccccgccccccagagctTCTCTCTTGTCAACCAGAACCCACGGGAACCAGCTTGGGAGAGCAGGAG CTCACCACAGGGGAGCGAGGAGGCTACCATAAGGGAGCAAGCCTTCCTGGGGGAGCTCGAGGCAGGagccaaggccctggggcaggacccTCTGCTCTCCTGGGCAG ACTTCCACGTCCAGGGCCTGTTCCCCacgggggtgacgggcactgctCCCTCGCCCCTCCCGGCGGTGCCCTGCGCTCACCTCCCGCCCCCA AAGCTGGTGTGGGCGGCCGTGAGCCAGGAGGAGTGCGGTGAGGTCCCCGCGGGCGCCGTGAGGACACGCGGAGTGAGCAACCAGGAAGGGGCCCTCCAGCCCTGCTGCCCCCCGCCTCCGGAGGCCCAGCCACGCACCCCACTGCTGGCTCCTTAG